The genomic DNA GGCGCCATTGAGTAATCCATTAATGTCTTGGTCAAGTAACCCAAGTAGTGGTCCGTTGTCTAATCCATCTACTTCGTCTTCGACTAATCCGTCAAGCATGAATCCGATTAGCAACCCAAGTACTGGTTCGATTAGTAATCCAAGCTTGAATCCAAGCAGTGCACCGTTTAGTAATCCAAGTAGTGCGCCGTTTAGTAACCCTAGCGTCGCACCACTTAGCAGTCCAAGCAGTGCACCATTTAGCAATCCAATTAGCGCACCTTCATCTAATCCGATGACTTCGTTGTCTACTAATCCATCAAGCACTAATCCGATTAGTAATCCAAGTACAGCATCGATTAGCAATCCAAGCTTGAATCCAGGCAGTGGTCCATCTAGTAACCCAAGCAGTGCACCATTAAGTAATCCTAGTTTGGCACCGATTAGTAATCCAAGTAGTGCACCGATTAGTAATCCATTAAGTGCACCGTTGTCTAATCCATCGACTTCATCTTCGACTAATCCGTCAAGTATGAATCCGATTAGCAACCCAAGTACGGCTTCGATTAGTAATCCGAGCTTGAATCCAAGTAGTGCACCATTTAGCAATCCTAGTTTAGCACCATTGAGTAATCCAAGCAGTGCACCATTTAGTAACCCAAGTAGCGCTCCATTGAGTAATCCTTTGAGTGGGCAGTCATTTAATCCGTTGACATCGGGGTCAGTGAATCCATCTTTAATGACACCGAGTACCAATCCAAGCACGGCGTCAATTAGTAACCCGAGCTTGAACCCAAGTAGTGCACCATTGTCTAATCCATCAATGGCACCATTGAGTAATCCAAGTAGTATGCCATTGAGTAACCCATTGAGTGCACCATTGAGTAATCCTTCACTTGCACCGATTAGTAATCCGAGTAGTGGTGCACCATCTACATGGTCATTGCCAAGCAGTAACCCAAGTAGTGCATCGATTAGTAATCCAAGCATTAATCCGATCAGTGCACCGTCTAGCAATCCAAGTAGTGCACCGATTAGTAATCCAAGTTTGGCGCCATTTAGCAATCCAAGTAGTGCACCGATTAGTAATCCAAGTTTGGCGCCGTTTAGTAATCCATTGGTAAGTTCTTTGAGTAATCCATCGAGCCAAATGCCAAGTAGTAATCCTTTGGCTTCAAGTAGTAACCCGAGCTCGAATCCAGTAAGTGCGCCATTAAGTAATCCATTGTTATCGTCGATGAGTAACCCAAGTAGTGTACCGTTGAGTAATCCATTACTAGCGCCATTTAGTAATCCATCGATAGCGCCAGTAAGTAGTCCGATTAGCTCATCGAGCAATCCATTATTATGGCCATCAAGTGGACCATTGAGTATTTCAAGCAATCCATTATCAAGTTCGATTAGTAATCCGGTGTCATTGTCATCTAATCCGTCAAGCTCTGCATTACCATCAAGCTTGAGTAACCCAAGCTCATGGGCGGCGATGTCATCTAACTTACCAAGTTTGCCATCGGCGATAGTAGCAGGCCCTGCAATGTCATCTAAGTTCTCTGGGGTTGGTAATAAGAAAGCGAACAGAGCGAGTTACTACATACCGGGTTATGACTTTACTGAGACTAAGAAAGACTTTGAATTTAGGAATGTAGTGACGTTTGGTGATTCATTGTCAGATACCGGTTCGGCAGGACGTGGTGGTATTTATATGGCAGATGGTAATCCATTTAGTTTCTATAATAGTTATTTAGGGATTTACTTGACTGGAAAGTTTAATGCACCAAGAAGTCAAAATGGTACTAATTATGCGGTTTCAGGGGCATTGGTTAAATGGGCTTCGAGTGTATTACAGTTATTAGGAGATCCGATAGCGGTTATGCGTTCTAAGATGTCACAGCAAATAGAATACTACCTACAAGATAATAAACAAATTGCCAACTCTAAAGACGTGTTTGTATTGTGGGGAGGTGGTAATGATATGACCGGAGATATTATGCAAGCGGCAATGCCATGGAACTGGGATAAAATCTTAACTTCGGCAGGTGGTTATTTAGATAACAAGCCAAAAGTTTTAGGAGGTTATGCTCAGTTACTGGCAGATAAAGGTGCAAAAAATATCTTTATGTTAGGGTTACCGGATCCGGGTTTATCACCATTCTCCGGAGCAGCAATAGTTGGTGCTACCGTAGGTTCGTTGGGTATGTTCATGGATGGTACACCATTGGAGTTCTTAAATCCGGGTAATTGGGTATTGGGTGCAATGGATAGTTATTTACGAAACAATAACAATTTGGTGGGTACACCGGTTGGTAATGCAGATGAATATGTTATAGATAACTATGCAAGGATGTATAACCACTTTATGCCATTGATTCCGAAAGAGTTATGGCGTTGGGTGATAGTGATTCCATCACAATTACAACGTAACTTGGTGCTTCGTTGGAATAGAGATTTACAAGAACGTTTAATGGATGTGAATGGTAATATAGTTTATGCTGATATTTACCGCTTATATGAAGAAGTACAAAACGATCCATATACCTATGGTTTTACTAACATTCTAGTAGCACAATGTAGCTTAGGTAAAGAGTCTACGATATGTGATGCGGGGGGATGATTATTATCATGGAGATGATGGACAAGTGTATATGTATACTGACTGGCATCACCCAAGCCCACAAATGAATCAAATCATAGCGGAATACTTGTTGAGTATCTTCAATGCACCGGGTTATGTATCTGGTTTATCTAGAGTTTCGGAGGTAAACGAGAGTGTACGTAATAACTTCATGAAGAATGAGATGAAGTATATGAGGTTTGATACAAGAGAAGTAGGTGAGTTTAGAACGTTTGCAAGTATATTAACGGGGATAGATAAGAACAGTCGATCATTAAGTTCAAGGAATTTATCGACCCAAGGTATAGGAGCAGGGTTTGCGTACAGAGCCTCTGAAGGTTTAGATGTAGGAGCCTCATTATCGTTGATGTATGGAGATAAACATCCAAGTAATCAATTGAAGTATAAAGACAGTGCACAAGCATTGACGGCATTTATGCAATATAAAGATGCGAGTGGTTTGTGGGCAAATGGGCAAGTTTATACGGGTTGGGAGCAAATGTCTGATATCAAACGTTCGATGCAGTTTCTAAAACACATTAGAACGGAGAAAGGCGCAACGAAGGGTAAGGTATCAGGGTTTGGTGCTTCCGTGGGATATGACGTGCAAATATCGGAATTAGGTTGCGATGAATGTTCTACGACTTGGTATGCCACCCCTTACATTGAAGGTAGTGTGACTAAATTCAAGGTTAAGGGATATGAAGAAGAGGGTAATAGTTCTACGGCGATGGAATTTAATGAACAAAAACGCACAAATAAATTAGGTACGTTAGGTGTTCAATTT from Neisseriaceae bacterium includes the following:
- a CDS encoding autotransporter domain-containing protein produces the protein MMRGDDYYHGDDGQVYMYTDWHHPSPQMNQIIAEYLLSIFNAPGYVSGLSRVSEVNESVRNNFMKNEMKYMRFDTREVGEFRTFASILTGIDKNSRSLSSRNLSTQGIGAGFAYRASEGLDVGASLSLMYGDKHPSNQLKYKDSAQALTAFMQYKDASGLWANGQVYTGWEQMSDIKRSMQFLKHIRTEKGATKGKVSGFGASVGYDVQISELGCDECSTTWYATPYIEGSVTKFKVKGYEEEGNSSTAMEFNEQKRTNKLGTLGVQFSSRSPKLNTNLDIAYTKNFDYEEFEAEGRLKNFAKNFHRSGKGIAKERKGWLSITPSVEYKINDEVSVYGNVNYNYGNSKFTQLNGTLGIRSKF